A genomic region of Desulfotignum phosphitoxidans DSM 13687 contains the following coding sequences:
- a CDS encoding Rpn family recombination-promoting nuclease/putative transposase, translating into MNHHDLFFKATFSIRENAADFVRHILPPGLVHQIDFKTLAIEKGSHVDAELAENFSDTVYNCRFSGIQIKIALLFEHKSAPDTNLPFQLHRYMGNLWENSIKQKQPRMPVIPIVLYHGWKSWTPGTLITRFKNLPNDITPYIPDFKFIFVDLSAYSNESIKTSTFKVASLRIALLIMKNIFDQQKLEHYLTQFLEIGRAYFQETQGLKFLEAVINYILQATEIEPDKLVQSVACISEKGGDIAMTTAEKLRQEGIQKGIQKGRQEGRQEGSYKTMISLVRNAKKNGLSEEMIAQIANLDITLVRKILNNEPVEIPLHLLSDS; encoded by the coding sequence ATGAACCATCACGATCTTTTTTTCAAAGCCACTTTTTCAATCCGGGAAAATGCCGCTGATTTTGTTCGACATATCCTTCCGCCCGGATTGGTGCATCAGATTGATTTTAAGACGCTTGCCATTGAAAAAGGATCTCATGTGGATGCAGAACTGGCAGAAAACTTTTCCGACACCGTATATAACTGCCGGTTTTCCGGAATCCAGATTAAAATAGCCCTGTTGTTCGAACACAAAAGCGCTCCGGACACCAATTTGCCGTTCCAGCTTCACCGTTACATGGGCAATCTTTGGGAAAACAGCATCAAACAAAAACAACCCCGAATGCCGGTGATCCCCATCGTACTCTACCACGGCTGGAAATCCTGGACCCCTGGCACCCTGATCACCCGGTTCAAAAATCTGCCAAACGATATAACACCCTATATTCCTGATTTTAAATTTATATTTGTGGATCTTTCTGCGTACTCCAACGAATCCATAAAAACGAGTACTTTTAAGGTAGCTTCACTGCGGATAGCCCTGCTGATCATGAAAAATATTTTCGACCAGCAGAAACTGGAACATTATCTGACCCAGTTTTTAGAGATCGGCCGGGCATATTTCCAGGAAACACAGGGATTGAAATTCCTTGAAGCTGTGATAAACTACATATTACAGGCAACCGAGATCGAACCAGACAAACTTGTCCAATCAGTTGCCTGCATTTCAGAGAAAGGAGGGGACATTGCCATGACAACCGCAGAAAAACTCAGACAGGAAGGCATCCAGAAAGGCATCCAGAAAGGCCGTCAGGAAGGCCGTCAGGAAGGCAGCTACAAAACGATGATATCCCTGGTCCGCAATGCCAAAAAAAATGGACTGTCCGAAGAAATGATCGCCCAGATTGCCAACCTCGACATCACCCTGGTCAGAAAGATACTGAACAACGAACCCGTCGAAATCCCGCTGCACCTGCTGTCAGACAGCTGA
- a CDS encoding ATP-binding protein: MRVMVAIFNDRMEIQSPGTLPLGMTIDDFKAGLSRIRNRVIARVFRELGLMEEWGSGYRRVSDSCNRAGYPVPEWQEVGPSMRVTIFPHPEVREQLIDVPVNVPINVPVNERQAWFIEQLRNGRNCKASDLAAQWQIAEKTAKRDIGDLKKKGLITFIGAPKTGKYVLA, translated from the coding sequence ATGAGAGTTATGGTTGCCATTTTCAATGACAGAATGGAGATTCAGAGTCCGGGTACCTTACCTCTGGGAATGACCATTGATGATTTTAAGGCAGGTCTCAGCAGGATCCGGAATCGGGTGATTGCAAGAGTGTTCAGAGAGCTTGGACTGATGGAAGAGTGGGGAAGCGGATACAGAAGAGTTTCAGACAGTTGTAACAGGGCTGGTTATCCCGTGCCGGAATGGCAGGAGGTGGGACCGTCTATGCGGGTCACAATATTTCCTCATCCGGAAGTAAGGGAACAGCTGATCGATGTCCCTGTAAATGTCCCTATAAATGTCCCTGTAAATGAAAGGCAGGCATGGTTCATAGAACAGCTCCGCAATGGCAGGAATTGTAAAGCATCAGACCTGGCAGCACAATGGCAGATAGCGGAAAAAACCGCCAAACGTGATATTGGTGATTTGAAAAAGAAAGGTTTGATAACGTTTATCGGTGCGCCCAAAACCGGAAAATATGTGCTGGCGTAA
- a CDS encoding UPF0175 family protein, whose product MQNQFNVEYPQNLPDLLQVTKQAFEDEARMAMAVKLFELKRLSSGMAAELAGCSRVAFLLGLHRFNVPMIDLEEEELLAEGLRD is encoded by the coding sequence ATGCAAAATCAATTTAATGTCGAGTATCCACAGAATTTGCCGGACCTCCTCCAGGTGACAAAGCAGGCATTTGAGGACGAGGCCAGAATGGCAATGGCTGTCAAGCTGTTTGAATTGAAGCGGCTTTCGTCAGGGATGGCCGCTGAATTGGCCGGATGCAGCAGGGTTGCGTTTTTGCTTGGACTCCACCGGTTTAACGTGCCGATGATAGACCTTGAAGAAGAAGAACTGTTGGCAGAAGGATTGCGAGATTGA
- a CDS encoding IS110 family RNA-guided transposase, translating into MKYYAGIDLHSSNNYIGIIDETDKRVFGKRISNDLPDVLSVLEPFKSNLDGVVVESTYNWYWLVDGLQDHGYQVHLANPSAVKQYEGLKYTDDRWDSFWLAHMKRLNILPEGYIYPKQQRSVRDLLRRRLLFVHQRTSQILSLQSMIARTLGIRMSVRAVKKLTDEDIDRMFEANLAFMAGNHLSTIEFLDKTILNIEKQVLAQVRLKKEFSLLQTIPGIGKILALTIMLEVGDINRFKKVGHYSSYCRCVKSEKTSNKKKKGENNKKNGNKFLSWAYVEAANFAQRYSREAQRFFQKKKAKRNGIVAVKALSNKLCRASYYIMRDQIPYDEARLFAEFGCGREPTKGLASNQQA; encoded by the coding sequence ATGAAATATTACGCTGGAATTGATTTGCATTCAAGCAATAATTACATCGGCATCATTGATGAGACGGACAAGCGAGTGTTTGGCAAGCGGATCAGCAATGATCTGCCGGATGTCCTCTCGGTGCTGGAACCGTTCAAAAGCAACCTGGATGGCGTTGTGGTAGAATCAACCTACAACTGGTACTGGCTGGTGGATGGCCTGCAAGATCATGGCTATCAGGTTCATCTGGCCAACCCATCCGCTGTCAAGCAGTATGAAGGATTAAAGTACACCGATGACCGGTGGGATTCCTTCTGGCTGGCGCATATGAAACGATTGAACATCTTGCCTGAAGGGTATATTTACCCAAAGCAGCAAAGATCGGTCCGGGATCTGCTGCGGCGAAGGCTCCTGTTTGTCCACCAAAGAACCAGCCAGATCTTGAGTCTGCAAAGCATGATTGCACGGACCCTGGGCATCCGGATGTCTGTCAGGGCAGTTAAAAAACTGACCGATGAAGATATTGACCGGATGTTTGAAGCCAACCTGGCGTTTATGGCCGGAAATCATTTGAGCACCATTGAGTTTTTGGATAAGACCATTCTCAATATTGAGAAGCAAGTTCTGGCGCAGGTGCGGCTCAAAAAGGAATTCAGCCTGCTTCAGACCATACCCGGGATCGGGAAGATCCTTGCGTTGACCATCATGCTGGAAGTGGGTGACATCAACCGCTTCAAAAAAGTGGGTCATTATTCTTCCTATTGCCGGTGTGTCAAAAGTGAGAAAACATCAAACAAGAAAAAAAAGGGAGAAAACAACAAAAAGAACGGCAACAAGTTTCTGTCCTGGGCCTATGTGGAAGCAGCCAATTTTGCGCAACGCTACAGCCGGGAGGCCCAGCGGTTTTTCCAGAAGAAAAAAGCAAAAAGGAACGGGATTGTTGCAGTTAAAGCCCTGAGCAATAAACTGTGCAGGGCATCTTACTATATCATGCGGGACCAGATACCGTATGATGAAGCCAGACTGTTTGCTGAGTTTGGCTGCGGCAGGGAACCGACCAAGGGGTTGGCATCGAACCAGCAGGCCTGA
- a CDS encoding transposase, producing the protein MLRGNARQTVFYQDVECRYFEEILARGLDQCAIVLHAYCWMKNHVHMALQVREEPLSKLMQNISQRYTWWFNKRHDRVGHVFQGRYKAVLVDKDAYLKELIRYIHLNPVRAGMVTDPLEYPRSSHAAYAGKIRPPGWLSIDRGLGQFGTTEPDARAVYLHFMGQTTGEELLDKLRHGSCTEGRILGNENFIQAALSRKNETVQAQIGIEPLVALVARIYQVPVREMTSASRARQLTQARAMATLIGVDHCGYLVSDLARYFNRDVPGLSRQVKALRARLEKNQSLLEKAAHIQDQITTITQA; encoded by the coding sequence ATGCTCAGAGGAAATGCCCGGCAGACGGTCTTTTATCAAGATGTCGAATGCAGATATTTTGAAGAGATTCTGGCCCGGGGGCTGGATCAGTGCGCGATCGTGCTGCATGCTTACTGCTGGATGAAAAATCATGTACATATGGCGCTGCAGGTCCGGGAAGAACCGCTGTCAAAGCTGATGCAGAATATTTCTCAGCGCTATACCTGGTGGTTCAACAAGCGGCATGACCGGGTAGGGCATGTGTTCCAGGGACGGTACAAGGCAGTTCTTGTGGACAAGGATGCCTATCTCAAGGAGCTGATTCGCTACATCCATCTGAATCCGGTGCGTGCCGGCATGGTCACCGATCCCCTGGAGTATCCCCGGAGCAGCCATGCAGCTTATGCCGGCAAAATCCGGCCGCCTGGCTGGCTGAGTATCGACCGGGGACTGGGACAATTCGGAACAACAGAGCCGGACGCGCGGGCCGTTTATCTGCATTTCATGGGCCAGACAACCGGTGAGGAACTCCTGGACAAGCTTCGCCACGGCAGCTGCACAGAAGGGCGGATCCTCGGTAATGAAAATTTCATCCAGGCAGCCCTCAGCCGGAAAAATGAAACGGTTCAGGCACAGATCGGAATCGAACCGCTGGTGGCGCTGGTCGCCCGGATTTACCAGGTCCCGGTCCGGGAGATGACCAGTGCGAGCCGCGCCAGGCAACTGACACAAGCCAGAGCCATGGCCACACTCATCGGCGTGGATCATTGCGGGTATCTGGTGTCTGATTTAGCCCGGTATTTCAACCGGGATGTGCCGGGATTAAGCAGGCAGGTGAAGGCCCTTCGTGCCCGCCTTGAAAAAAATCAATCTCTTCTGGAAAAAGCAGCACACATCCAGGACCAAATAACTACAATAACGCAGGCCTGA
- a CDS encoding ATP-binding protein: MTPLQSLIQKGESEHLEFKTSFGKETIEALCAFANTRGGTVLIGVNDKGKITGAQASRESIQKWINQVKNTTSPSIIPDAETFAHEDKTVISLSVISYPIKPISFKGKYYKRVHNANHLMDLNEIANEHLRTINLSWDFARDPNHDINDISLEKVYQFIENSNRFRDYPINDDPLTVLKKFELLRENAVSFGCFLLFCKNPSMISTIDAGRFDSETIIKDSITIRNDLFSEVEACMDFVRKHISKRFVISGKPQRDEVWEYPLEAVREIIVNMIVHRDYQAQGDSTIKIFHNRMEFFNPGPLPKGMKMQDILSGRLASNPRNKQIASIFKEAGIIEKYGSGIKRVMQSMADAGSPAPVFETIADNFKVTLFPMGEIPGGGVSGGVSGGVSGGVNNLLDFIKANPGKKSREIKAALNLPQRTLERWLKELREQKKIKFQGPPKTGGYHFLDEK, encoded by the coding sequence ATGACCCCACTCCAATCACTCATACAAAAAGGTGAATCTGAACACCTTGAGTTCAAGACTTCCTTTGGAAAAGAAACCATAGAGGCATTGTGCGCTTTTGCAAACACCCGGGGCGGGACGGTATTGATCGGAGTAAATGACAAAGGTAAAATAACAGGGGCTCAGGCTTCCCGGGAAAGCATTCAGAAATGGATAAATCAGGTAAAAAACACAACATCTCCGTCCATCATTCCTGATGCAGAGACGTTTGCCCATGAGGATAAAACAGTCATCAGCTTGTCTGTCATCTCCTATCCCATCAAACCCATAAGTTTCAAAGGCAAGTACTACAAAAGGGTTCACAATGCCAACCATCTTATGGATTTAAATGAAATAGCCAATGAACACCTGAGGACGATCAACCTCAGCTGGGATTTTGCCCGGGACCCGAACCATGACATCAATGATATTTCACTGGAAAAAGTCTACCAGTTTATTGAAAATTCGAATCGGTTCCGGGATTATCCCATCAATGACGATCCTTTGACAGTGCTTAAAAAATTTGAACTGCTGCGTGAAAACGCCGTTTCTTTTGGTTGTTTTCTGCTTTTTTGTAAGAATCCATCAATGATTTCGACCATTGATGCAGGCCGTTTTGATTCGGAAACCATCATAAAGGACAGCATTACTATCCGGAATGATCTTTTTTCAGAAGTGGAAGCCTGTATGGATTTTGTACGCAAGCATATCAGCAAACGGTTTGTTATCTCAGGCAAACCCCAAAGAGATGAAGTCTGGGAATATCCACTCGAAGCTGTAAGAGAAATTATCGTGAATATGATTGTCCACAGAGATTATCAGGCACAAGGTGATTCGACCATCAAAATATTTCACAATAGAATGGAGTTTTTCAATCCGGGCCCGCTTCCCAAGGGAATGAAAATGCAGGACATCCTTTCCGGCAGGCTGGCATCCAATCCCAGAAACAAACAGATTGCCTCAATATTCAAAGAAGCCGGAATTATTGAAAAGTATGGTTCCGGAATTAAACGGGTGATGCAGTCGATGGCAGATGCAGGATCTCCTGCACCGGTGTTTGAAACAATTGCCGATAATTTCAAAGTCACATTGTTTCCAATGGGTGAAATACCAGGTGGCGGAGTAAGTGGCGGAGTAAGTGGCGGAGTAAGTGGCGGAGTAAACAATCTTTTAGACTTCATTAAAGCCAACCCCGGCAAAAAATCCAGAGAAATTAAAGCCGCCCTGAATCTGCCGCAAAGAACATTGGAACGCTGGTTAAAAGAGCTGCGCGAACAAAAGAAAATCAAATTCCAAGGCCCACCCAAAACAGGAGGGTATCATTTTTTGGATGAAAAATAG
- a CDS encoding AbrB/MazE/SpoVT family DNA-binding domain-containing protein: MMMETVLDIKKWGNSLGVRLPAAIARAARLHIDQRVHMSVEDGAIVIRPEQEADLTLDQRLSRFDPVRHGGETMQTRAIGAEKW; encoded by the coding sequence ATGATGATGGAAACTGTTCTGGATATCAAAAAATGGGGTAACAGTCTGGGTGTCAGACTGCCGGCTGCGATTGCCCGGGCGGCCCGGCTGCATATTGATCAACGTGTGCACATGTCGGTGGAAGATGGTGCCATCGTCATCCGTCCCGAACAAGAGGCTGACTTAACCCTGGATCAACGTCTGTCTCGTTTTGATCCGGTCCGGCATGGCGGAGAGACAATGCAGACCCGGGCAATTGGGGCTGAAAAGTGGTAA
- a CDS encoding type II toxin-antitoxin system PemK/MazF family toxin translates to MVTAGSKKEKKSWVPGRQDIIWIDCNPQAGKEMRDIHPFLVLSPRNFNDKTSLVIGLPMTTAEYNADNPFAVETGKARTKGRTGKTSYVLCQQPKSFDWRVRRATVHPQKKLSDSFFAEVCKRLNQIIQIDQYV, encoded by the coding sequence GTGGTAACAGCCGGTTCAAAAAAAGAAAAGAAATCCTGGGTGCCAGGCAGGCAGGATATCATCTGGATCGACTGCAACCCCCAGGCCGGAAAAGAAATGCGGGATATCCATCCTTTTCTGGTTCTTTCACCCCGTAATTTCAACGACAAAACATCCTTGGTCATCGGCCTGCCCATGACCACGGCAGAATACAATGCAGACAATCCTTTTGCCGTTGAAACCGGGAAGGCCAGGACAAAAGGACGTACCGGCAAAACCAGTTATGTCCTCTGTCAACAGCCCAAATCCTTTGACTGGCGGGTACGCCGGGCAACGGTTCATCCTCAGAAAAAATTGTCGGATTCATTTTTTGCCGAAGTCTGCAAACGCCTGAACCAGATAATCCAGATTGATCAATACGTGTGA
- the fcl gene encoding GDP-L-fucose synthase → MMKIYVAGHRGMVGSAIVRHLNALGQTDIITRTRQELDLLDQQAVRDFMQSEKPDQVYLAAAKVGGIHANNTYPAEFIYENLMVQNNVIHAAHQSGVQKLLFLGSSCIYPREVPQPMKEEMLMMGYLEPTNEPYAIAKIAGIKLCESYNRQYGRDYRSVMPTNLYGPGDNYHPENSHVIPALLRRFHEAVQQQAPEVVIWGSGTPMREFLHVDDMAAATVHVMNLDAATYQAHTQPMLSHINVGTGIDCTIRELAQTIAKVTGFTGRLTFDTTKPDGTPRKLLDVTKLKSLGWSPSIPLEQGLTDAYTWFLDHQKDFRE, encoded by the coding sequence ATGATGAAAATCTACGTAGCCGGCCATCGAGGTATGGTAGGAAGCGCCATTGTCAGACATCTCAACGCCTTGGGACAGACCGATATCATCACCCGGACCCGCCAGGAACTGGATCTCCTTGACCAGCAGGCGGTCAGAGACTTCATGCAGTCTGAAAAGCCGGACCAGGTGTACCTGGCCGCCGCCAAAGTCGGGGGCATCCATGCCAACAACACCTATCCGGCGGAATTCATCTATGAAAACCTGATGGTTCAAAATAATGTGATTCATGCGGCCCACCAGAGCGGGGTCCAGAAACTGCTGTTTCTGGGCAGCAGCTGCATTTATCCCAGAGAGGTTCCCCAGCCTATGAAAGAAGAGATGCTGATGATGGGATATCTGGAGCCTACCAACGAACCCTACGCCATTGCCAAGATCGCCGGCATCAAGCTGTGCGAGAGCTACAACCGCCAGTATGGACGGGACTACCGCAGCGTGATGCCCACCAACCTCTACGGTCCCGGGGACAACTACCACCCGGAAAACAGCCACGTGATCCCAGCCCTGCTGCGCCGGTTCCACGAAGCCGTCCAGCAGCAGGCCCCGGAAGTGGTGATCTGGGGATCTGGCACCCCTATGAGAGAATTCCTGCACGTGGATGACATGGCCGCCGCCACCGTACACGTCATGAACCTGGATGCCGCCACATACCAGGCCCACACCCAACCCATGCTCTCCCACATCAACGTGGGCACGGGCATTGACTGCACCATCCGGGAACTGGCCCAAACCATTGCCAAAGTCACCGGCTTCACCGGCCGCCTGACCTTTGACACCACCAAACCCGACGGCACCCCCCGAAAACTCTTGGATGTAACCAAACTCAAATCCCTGGGCTGGTCCCCGTCCATCCCCCTGGAACAAGGCCTGACAGATGCCTACACCTGGTTCCTTGATCACCAAAAAGACTTCCGAGAATAA
- the brnA gene encoding type II toxin-antitoxin system BrnA family antitoxin: MVKKKPAKSTEEFDRRFDDGEDIHDLIDISKAKIVRHGRKVRITIDIAEELVSEIDGIRATIGVDRGALIKVWLYERVKQEKELTAISHP; encoded by the coding sequence ATGGTTAAAAAGAAACCAGCAAAAAGCACGGAAGAATTTGACCGACGATTCGATGATGGTGAAGATATTCATGATTTGATTGACATCTCCAAAGCCAAAATTGTTCGGCACGGCAGAAAGGTACGTATCACAATCGATATAGCCGAAGAGCTGGTGAGTGAAATCGATGGCATCAGAGCTACCATAGGTGTGGACCGAGGGGCTTTGATCAAGGTCTGGCTATACGAAAGGGTAAAACAAGAAAAGGAATTGACTGCAATAAGCCACCCCTGA
- a CDS encoding helix-turn-helix domain-containing transcriptional regulator translates to MLTEAVDSFLSGDVDVGKALLRDYIKATVGFETLSRQINKPSKSLHRMLSPSGNPGAHNFFEILSCLQNNEGLELVVTARHHSDTGLCDTAL, encoded by the coding sequence ATGCTGACCGAGGCAGTAGACAGTTTTTTATCCGGTGATGTGGATGTAGGAAAAGCGTTATTGCGAGACTACATCAAGGCTACTGTCGGCTTTGAAACACTCAGCAGACAGATCAATAAGCCGAGCAAAAGTCTTCATCGGATGCTGAGCCCTTCCGGCAATCCTGGCGCACACAATTTTTTTGAGATTCTCAGTTGTTTACAGAATAATGAAGGGTTGGAACTCGTGGTTACCGCCCGTCATCATTCAGATACTGGTCTGTGTGATACTGCTCTATAA
- a CDS encoding phospholipase effector Tle1 domain-containing protein — translation MKSYRDKQIAPNDPTARTFRDRFSRPAVSIHMIGVWDVEQRWFTGAHANVGGGYGDDPLADLPLAWIQKKALAAGLDLTPCTPPDQALTTSPRDSFAEFLGGTYQWFARRFKPNNGRHIRKYDTDPDGNPAINVTVDPSVWERWHRNPVYRPLTLVNKGLTPQCPTS, via the coding sequence TTGAAGAGCTACAGAGACAAACAGATCGCCCCGAACGACCCGACAGCCCGCACGTTCCGGGACCGGTTCAGCCGCCCGGCGGTCTCCATTCACATGATCGGGGTCTGGGATGTGGAACAGCGCTGGTTCACAGGTGCCCACGCCAATGTGGGCGGCGGATATGGGGACGACCCCCTGGCAGACCTGCCCTTGGCCTGGATCCAGAAAAAAGCCCTGGCCGCCGGCCTGGACCTGACCCCCTGCACCCCGCCGGACCAGGCCCTGACCACATCCCCCCGGGACTCGTTTGCCGAATTTCTGGGCGGAACATACCAATGGTTCGCCAGACGGTTCAAACCCAACAACGGCCGCCACATCCGCAAATACGACACGGACCCGGACGGCAACCCGGCCATCAACGTCACAGTGGACCCTTCCGTGTGGGAGCGGTGGCACCGAAACCCGGTTTACCGGCCCCTGACCCTGGTGAACAAAGGTCTGACACCCCAATGCCCGACATCATAA
- the gmd gene encoding GDP-mannose 4,6-dehydratase, translating to MKKALITGITGQDGAYLAEFLLEKGYEVHGIKRRASLFNTDRIDHLYQDPHQTDRNLILHYGDLTDATNLIRILQQVQPDEVYNLAAQSHVQVSFESPEYTADTDALGTLRLLEGIRLLGLENKTRFYQASTSELYGKVQETPQTEKTPFYPRSPYAAAKLYAYWITINYREAYNLYACNGILFNHESPLRGETFVTRKITRALCRIHLGLQDCLYLGNLNAKRDWGHARDYVEMQWLMLQQEFPDDYVIATGEQHSVREFVDLCAAELGMTLQWQGTGIDEIGIDPATNKTIVAIDPRYFRPTEVDTLLGDPTKAHQNLGWTPKTSFNTLVKEMTRHDLAQAQKDQLCHQAGYPVFNHNE from the coding sequence ATGAAAAAAGCACTCATCACCGGCATCACCGGCCAGGACGGCGCCTACCTCGCCGAATTCCTGCTCGAAAAAGGCTACGAAGTCCACGGCATCAAACGCCGGGCCTCCCTGTTCAACACAGACCGCATCGACCACCTGTACCAGGACCCCCACCAGACAGACCGCAACCTGATCCTGCACTATGGCGACCTCACGGATGCCACCAACCTGATCCGCATCCTCCAGCAGGTTCAGCCCGACGAGGTCTACAACCTGGCAGCCCAGAGCCACGTCCAGGTGTCGTTTGAATCTCCGGAATACACGGCAGACACGGACGCCCTGGGCACCCTGCGCCTCCTGGAAGGGATCCGGCTCCTGGGCCTGGAAAACAAAACCCGGTTCTACCAGGCCTCTACCTCCGAACTGTACGGCAAGGTCCAGGAAACCCCCCAGACCGAAAAAACCCCGTTCTACCCCCGGTCCCCCTATGCGGCCGCCAAGCTCTACGCCTACTGGATCACGATAAACTACCGGGAAGCCTACAACCTGTATGCCTGCAACGGCATTTTGTTCAACCACGAATCCCCGCTGCGGGGCGAGACCTTTGTTACCCGCAAGATCACCCGGGCCCTGTGCCGTATCCACTTAGGCCTCCAGGACTGCCTGTACCTGGGCAACCTCAACGCAAAACGCGACTGGGGCCACGCCAGAGACTACGTGGAGATGCAATGGCTCATGCTCCAGCAGGAGTTCCCGGACGACTATGTCATTGCCACGGGCGAGCAGCACTCGGTCCGTGAATTTGTGGACCTGTGCGCGGCCGAACTGGGCATGACCCTCCAGTGGCAGGGCACGGGCATTGATGAAATCGGCATTGATCCTGCCACCAACAAAACCATCGTGGCCATAGACCCCCGGTATTTCCGCCCCACGGAAGTGGACACCCTGCTCGGAGACCCGACCAAAGCTCACCAAAACCTTGGCTGGACCCCGAAAACCTCATTCAACACCCTGGTCAAAGAAATGACCCGACACGACCTTGCCCAGGCCCAGAAAGACCAGCTCTGCCACCAGGCCGGCTACCCCGTCTTCAACCACAACGAATAA
- a CDS encoding DUF4143 domain-containing protein: MYNDLKSRGFSVGKDSLYRMMDEVFDIYMLTRMERYDPSVIRREMSNKKVYLYDNGLATALNYTLSEDRGKLLENLVYRHLREMTQEMYFIRNGWECDFVAFPHGREPLLVQVTSRLDTNNLAREIKGLDAARKRVGSGRTLLLAESIQPGFDVPEWIRVAPVLDWLLE; the protein is encoded by the coding sequence CTGTACAACGATCTCAAGTCCAGGGGATTTTCAGTGGGAAAGGATTCCCTGTATCGGATGATGGACGAAGTGTTCGACATATACATGCTGACCAGGATGGAACGGTATGACCCCTCGGTAATCAGGCGGGAGATGAGCAACAAAAAAGTCTACCTCTACGACAATGGCCTGGCAACCGCACTCAACTATACCTTGTCCGAAGATCGGGGAAAGCTCTTGGAAAATCTGGTTTACAGGCATTTGCGGGAGATGACGCAAGAGATGTACTTTATACGCAACGGTTGGGAGTGTGATTTTGTCGCTTTTCCACACGGCAGGGAACCTTTGCTGGTACAGGTGACATCAAGACTTGATACCAATAATCTGGCCCGCGAGATCAAGGGGCTCGATGCTGCCAGGAAGCGGGTCGGGTCAGGCCGGACCCTGCTGCTGGCGGAAAGCATACAGCCGGGCTTTGATGTACCCGAATGGATAAGAGTTGCTCCTGTTTTGGATTGGTTGCTGGAATAA
- a CDS encoding DUF3368 domain-containing protein gives MNGLCLTGSIGVLLRAKRKGLDFSMTEAIDRMQSNGIYLSKKVIDFALRQ, from the coding sequence TTGAACGGTCTTTGTCTGACAGGATCAATAGGCGTACTGCTCCGTGCAAAACGCAAAGGTCTTGATTTTTCGATGACAGAAGCAATAGATAGAATGCAATCCAATGGCATTTACCTGAGTAAGAAAGTAATCGATTTTGCCCTCCGGCAATAA
- a CDS encoding type II toxin-antitoxin system RelE family toxin, which translates to MPTWKVELIPEACEDFKSLDGSVKKLVLKQLVKLEKNPRYGEALGNKAGINLEGYFKLYAMQKKIRIVYEYQEVEQIIKIIAIDKREDLEVYRIAFKRIQDSR; encoded by the coding sequence GTGCCGACCTGGAAAGTTGAGTTGATTCCGGAGGCTTGTGAAGATTTTAAAAGCCTGGACGGCAGTGTTAAAAAGCTGGTTTTAAAACAGCTTGTCAAATTGGAGAAAAATCCAAGGTATGGTGAGGCTCTTGGTAACAAGGCGGGTATAAATTTAGAAGGCTACTTTAAATTATATGCCATGCAGAAAAAAATCCGAATTGTCTATGAATACCAGGAAGTTGAACAGATTATTAAGATCATTGCCATTGATAAGCGAGAAGATCTGGAAGTCTACCGCATAGCATTCAAAAGAATTCAAGACTCCAGATAA
- a CDS encoding DUF2235 domain-containing protein: MNLTLLFDGTWNDPQDRTNVFRLCTSLADHAKDRGRQPARSGTGSAARSPST, translated from the coding sequence ATGAACCTAACCCTCCTATTCGACGGCACATGGAACGACCCCCAGGACCGCACCAACGTGTTCCGCCTGTGCACCAGCCTGGCAGACCACGCCAAGGACCGGGGCCGGCAGCCCGCACGTTCCGGGACCGGTTCAGCCGCCCGGTCTCCATCCACATGA